A stretch of Phyllobacterium zundukense DNA encodes these proteins:
- a CDS encoding sn-glycerol-3-phosphate import ATP-binding protein UgpC: MAEISIKDVRKSYGRTQILHGVDLNFKSGEFVVILGPSGCGKSTLLRMIAGLEEISAGEISIDGTVVNELEPRDRGCSMVFQNYALYPHMSVAANIGYALKVAGVPRAERDRRIAETARVVGLEELLDRKPAQLSGGQRQRVAMGRAIIREPKVFLFDEPLSNLDAKLRVQMRVEIRRLHKRLSATSVFVTHDQVEAMTLADKLIVMNKGHVEQVGTPLEIYHRPRTRFVGSFIGSPAMNFFDSTIAPSGDFVLLDGIRLAIDPELGRDNAGSNVAAAIRPEHCRLVAAGTVNSVPATIDFVEELGSGRIVHVEIDGQTFAVAMDEGQLFETGTTVGLQLPAEHIHLFSLETGLRLDDVPAVKRTIKTTVAA; this comes from the coding sequence ATGGCTGAAATCAGCATCAAGGACGTCCGCAAGTCGTATGGCCGCACGCAAATCCTGCATGGTGTCGATCTCAATTTCAAATCGGGAGAATTCGTCGTCATCCTTGGCCCTTCGGGTTGCGGCAAGTCGACCCTGCTGCGCATGATCGCCGGACTCGAGGAGATCTCGGCAGGTGAGATCTCGATCGATGGCACGGTCGTCAACGAGCTTGAGCCGCGCGATCGCGGTTGTTCGATGGTCTTCCAGAACTACGCGCTTTATCCGCATATGAGCGTGGCCGCGAATATCGGCTATGCGCTGAAGGTCGCAGGTGTTCCGCGCGCTGAGCGGGACAGGCGTATCGCGGAAACGGCACGGGTGGTCGGGCTTGAGGAACTGCTGGACCGCAAGCCGGCACAGCTGTCGGGTGGTCAGCGCCAGCGCGTTGCCATGGGCCGTGCCATCATTCGCGAGCCCAAGGTCTTCCTGTTCGACGAACCCCTCTCCAACCTCGATGCCAAGCTGCGCGTCCAGATGCGCGTTGAGATCCGCCGCCTGCACAAGCGGCTGTCGGCTACCTCGGTCTTCGTGACCCACGACCAGGTTGAGGCCATGACGCTGGCTGACAAGCTGATCGTGATGAACAAGGGCCATGTCGAGCAGGTCGGCACGCCACTGGAAATCTACCATCGGCCGCGGACCCGTTTTGTCGGCTCCTTCATTGGCTCGCCAGCCATGAACTTCTTCGACAGCACGATCGCGCCGAGCGGAGATTTCGTGCTGCTCGACGGCATAAGATTGGCGATTGACCCGGAGCTCGGTCGCGATAATGCTGGCAGTAATGTCGCCGCAGCTATCCGGCCGGAACATTGCCGGCTCGTTGCGGCGGGAACGGTAAACAGCGTGCCGGCGACGATCGATTTTGTTGAAGAGCTGGGTTCAGGCCGCATCGTTCACGTCGAGATCGACGGGCAGACCTTTGCTGTCGCCATGGACGAAGGGCAACTCTTCGAAACGGGAACGACGGTCGGCCTGCAGTTGCCAGCCGAACATATTCACCTTTTCTCGCTGGAAACGGGCCTGCGCCTTGATGACGTGCCCGCAGTAAAGCGTACAATCAAAACAACCGTGGCGGCCTAA
- a CDS encoding ABC transporter permease subunit gives MIERTPILNAATYFIMCLGLLLILGPFWMIFAASTQSLAQVNAVPFNFMPGADFLHNLQEAWHRANLGPALLNSLITSLLVMTGKIVLAALSAFAIVYFRSPLRHVFFWMVFLTLMLPLEVRVIPTYNIAADVFEPVRWLIQTLTGIELSLQWNLLNSYSGLVLPLIATATGTFLYRQFYMTLPDELAEAAKMDGARPLRFFIDILLPLSRTNMLALATIMFVYAWNQYLWPKLMTTEADYQTAMVAMRTLVPSVNSLPEWNISMAGALIIMSPPLIVVAVLQRWFVRGLVSTEK, from the coding sequence ATGATTGAACGCACTCCCATTCTCAACGCCGCGACTTACTTCATCATGTGTCTCGGCCTGCTTCTCATTCTCGGCCCGTTCTGGATGATTTTCGCGGCATCGACGCAATCTTTGGCGCAGGTCAACGCGGTGCCCTTCAATTTCATGCCGGGTGCGGACTTCCTGCACAATCTTCAAGAGGCATGGCATCGAGCCAATCTTGGCCCTGCTTTGCTCAACAGCCTCATCACCTCGCTGCTGGTCATGACGGGCAAGATCGTGCTTGCAGCGCTGAGTGCCTTTGCAATCGTCTATTTCCGCAGTCCGCTGCGTCATGTGTTCTTCTGGATGGTGTTCCTCACATTGATGCTGCCGCTCGAAGTGCGCGTGATCCCGACATACAATATTGCGGCAGATGTTTTCGAACCGGTGCGCTGGCTCATCCAGACGCTCACCGGCATTGAATTGTCGTTGCAGTGGAACTTGCTGAATTCCTATTCCGGTCTGGTTCTGCCGCTTATCGCGACAGCGACAGGAACGTTTCTCTACCGGCAGTTCTACATGACCCTGCCGGATGAACTTGCGGAGGCGGCGAAGATGGATGGAGCGCGGCCGTTGCGGTTCTTCATCGATATCCTGTTGCCGCTGTCGCGCACCAACATGCTGGCGCTGGCAACGATCATGTTCGTCTATGCGTGGAACCAGTACCTCTGGCCAAAGCTGATGACCACGGAGGCCGATTACCAGACCGCAATGGTGGCGATGCGCACGCTTGTCCCTTCGGTCAACAGCCTGCCGGAATGGAATATCTCCATGGCCGGTGCCCTCATCATCATGTCGCCGCCGCTGATCGTCGTCGCTGTTCTGCAGCGCTGGTTCGTGCGCGGTCTCGTCTCGACAGAGAAATAA
- a CDS encoding carbohydrate ABC transporter permease produces the protein MNKRAVFKSWWLPILFAFPQLLLILFFFYWPATSVLTWAFSLEPAFGGVGERLFVGWDNFREVFADSEYWQSVSLSLFFAFSATALSMFVAFVLAICVDRQLKGSGLFRFFYIWPYAIAAPAVGLAFRFIFAPESGLIAVVNTWSPDLWNPAKFGSHAMILVIVCFAWKWIGYNFIFMTAGLQSIPRSLIEASSMDGSGPVRRAFDLQIPLLAPTLFFLLVLNLTESFVGPDTYGIVDLTTEGGPNKATNVMVYRIVSEAFRGLNYSGAAAQSLILIALIMLFTFIQFRYVERRVHYK, from the coding sequence ATGAACAAGCGCGCTGTTTTCAAAAGCTGGTGGTTGCCAATCCTGTTTGCGTTTCCGCAACTCCTGCTGATTTTGTTTTTCTTCTATTGGCCGGCGACGTCGGTTCTCACCTGGGCCTTTTCGCTGGAGCCGGCATTTGGCGGGGTAGGGGAGAGACTGTTCGTCGGCTGGGACAATTTTCGTGAAGTCTTCGCCGACAGTGAATATTGGCAGTCGGTTTCGCTCAGCCTGTTTTTCGCCTTCAGCGCCACGGCCCTTTCGATGTTCGTCGCTTTTGTGCTTGCCATTTGCGTTGATCGCCAGCTGAAGGGGTCCGGTTTGTTCCGCTTCTTCTACATATGGCCCTATGCGATTGCCGCGCCGGCGGTTGGCCTTGCTTTCCGTTTCATCTTTGCTCCCGAGAGCGGTCTGATCGCGGTGGTCAACACCTGGTCGCCCGATCTGTGGAATCCGGCGAAATTCGGCAGTCACGCGATGATACTGGTGATCGTGTGTTTCGCCTGGAAATGGATCGGTTACAATTTCATCTTCATGACGGCGGGTCTTCAGTCGATCCCGCGCAGCCTGATCGAAGCATCGTCGATGGACGGCTCCGGTCCGGTCCGCCGGGCATTCGATCTGCAGATCCCGCTGCTAGCGCCGACCTTGTTCTTCCTGCTTGTGCTCAATCTGACCGAAAGTTTCGTTGGTCCGGATACCTACGGCATTGTTGACCTGACGACCGAAGGCGGGCCGAACAAGGCCACCAATGTCATGGTCTATCGCATTGTCAGCGAGGCATTTCGCGGCCTGAACTATTCGGGTGCAGCGGCGCAGAGCCTCATTCTCATCGCCCTGATCATGCTCTTTACATTCATCCAGTTCCGCTACGTCGAGCGGCGTGTGCATTACAAGTAG
- a CDS encoding extracellular solute-binding protein: protein MKTLAVKFSLAAAVLAAGLGATPALAEKTKFEFWYGLSGDLGERVQDACKKFNDSQADYEIVCTSQNGYPETVQNAIAAYRAKKHPAIVQVFDGGTLDLMLSGAFVPAKKLMEDNGYKIDWANYFGGIANYYATSKGELYSFPFNSSTAMFYYNVDAFTKAGIEGAPQTWEDVEAAARKLKAAGYSCPLGFSFDTWAIVEQFSAIHNQPIATKNNGYDGLDTELVINKTKLVDHLTFFKKMTDEGLFVVKTKQLGMDVVPAFTSETCQMIQSSIADHGTIGKTIKPGAKWDVTMLPVWKGTERQNSLVGGASLWVLNNRPDAEYKGAAAFLNFIAQPDMVEWWSTVTGYIPVTKTGFEAMKANGFYDKPAYKGRDKAIASLTFTPTSANTRGIRLGGFPQIRKEISDAMEGIFFGKLTVQAGLDQAVERGNAILRRFEKTYAGRALN, encoded by the coding sequence ATGAAAACACTTGCTGTCAAATTCAGTTTGGCCGCTGCTGTCTTGGCGGCTGGTCTCGGCGCCACGCCTGCACTTGCAGAAAAAACCAAGTTCGAGTTCTGGTATGGGCTGAGCGGCGATCTTGGCGAGCGCGTCCAGGACGCGTGCAAGAAGTTCAACGACTCGCAGGCGGATTATGAAATCGTCTGCACCAGCCAGAATGGCTATCCCGAGACGGTGCAGAACGCGATTGCTGCCTACCGTGCCAAGAAGCACCCGGCCATCGTGCAGGTGTTTGACGGCGGCACACTCGACCTGATGCTGTCAGGCGCTTTCGTTCCGGCGAAGAAGCTGATGGAAGACAATGGCTACAAGATCGACTGGGCCAATTATTTCGGTGGCATCGCCAATTATTATGCGACTTCGAAGGGCGAACTCTACTCGTTCCCGTTCAATTCATCGACTGCCATGTTCTACTACAATGTCGATGCGTTCACCAAGGCAGGCATCGAAGGCGCCCCGCAGACATGGGAAGACGTCGAAGCCGCTGCACGCAAGTTGAAGGCAGCAGGCTATTCCTGCCCGCTCGGCTTCAGCTTTGATACCTGGGCTATCGTCGAGCAGTTCTCTGCGATCCACAACCAGCCCATCGCGACGAAGAACAATGGTTATGACGGACTCGACACGGAACTCGTCATCAACAAGACCAAGCTCGTCGATCACCTGACCTTCTTCAAGAAGATGACCGATGAAGGCCTGTTTGTCGTCAAGACCAAGCAGCTCGGCATGGATGTCGTTCCGGCATTCACATCCGAAACATGCCAGATGATCCAATCGTCGATCGCCGATCACGGCACCATCGGCAAGACCATCAAGCCGGGCGCCAAGTGGGACGTCACCATGCTTCCGGTCTGGAAAGGTACCGAGCGCCAGAATTCGCTGGTCGGTGGTGCCTCCCTCTGGGTCCTGAACAACCGTCCCGATGCCGAATACAAGGGCGCTGCAGCGTTCCTCAACTTCATTGCCCAGCCGGATATGGTTGAGTGGTGGTCGACCGTTACCGGCTATATCCCGGTTACGAAGACAGGCTTCGAAGCCATGAAAGCCAACGGCTTCTACGACAAGCCGGCCTATAAGGGCCGCGACAAGGCTATTGCCAGCCTGACTTTCACGCCGACTTCAGCCAATACACGCGGCATCCGTCTCGGCGGGTTCCCGCAAATCCGCAAGGAAATTTCCGATGCGATGGAAGGTATCTTCTTCGGTAAGTTGACCGTGCAGGCAGGCCTCGACCAGGCCGTCGAACGCGGCAACGCCATTCTTCGCCGCTTCGAAAAGACCTATGCCGGCCGTGCATTGAACTGA
- a CDS encoding glutathione S-transferase, translating to MPYELYYWDGIQGRGEFVRLALEEAGVDYVDVTRRPDGMAAMMKLLKGRTEPHIPFAPPFLKDGDLIVPHVANILLYLGPKLGLAPKSEPLRFIANGLQLTITDFVAEVHDTHHPVSTNQYYEDQKEAAKQRSADFNVHRIPKFMGYFERVLELNPEGSKHAIGNELSYVDLSLFQVIEGLHYAFPRATKDFSRHYPALIALHDAIEQRPNIKNYLASERRLDFNESGIFRHYPELDQDA from the coding sequence ATGCCTTACGAACTCTATTATTGGGACGGAATACAGGGCCGCGGCGAATTCGTCCGGCTGGCACTTGAAGAGGCCGGCGTGGACTATGTGGATGTCACGCGACGGCCGGACGGCATGGCGGCGATGATGAAGCTGCTCAAGGGCAGGACCGAACCGCACATACCCTTTGCGCCGCCGTTCCTGAAGGATGGCGATCTCATCGTCCCGCACGTCGCCAATATTCTGCTCTATCTCGGCCCAAAGCTTGGCCTTGCACCAAAGAGCGAACCTTTGCGCTTCATTGCCAATGGCCTGCAACTGACCATCACCGACTTTGTTGCCGAGGTGCATGATACGCATCACCCCGTTTCGACAAACCAGTATTATGAAGATCAGAAGGAGGCAGCCAAACAGCGTTCTGCCGATTTCAACGTGCATCGTATTCCAAAATTCATGGGTTATTTCGAGCGCGTGCTGGAATTAAATCCGGAAGGCAGCAAACATGCGATCGGAAATGAGCTAAGCTATGTGGACTTGTCCTTGTTCCAGGTAATCGAAGGGCTCCACTACGCCTTTCCGCGGGCCACCAAAGATTTCAGCAGACATTATCCGGCGCTTATTGCCTTGCATGATGCAATTGAGCAGCGCCCCAACATAAAGAATTATCTCGCCTCCGAACGCCGGCTCGACTTCAATGAATCAGGCATCTTCCGTCACTATCCTGAGCTTGACCAGGACGCCTGA
- the ggt gene encoding gamma-glutamyltransferase encodes MKAGAFAVALSVGLAPAVFAASPEPVEADHGMVVTAQHLASEVGVEVLKNGGNAVDAAVAVGYALAVVYPTAGNIGGGGFMTIRLKDGKTTFLDFRERAPLGSTKTMYLDDKGNMVKGLSTDGYLAVGVPGSVFGLETARTKYGTKPRDELMGPAIRFARDGFVLNQGDVTSLQGGAKKLAKDKAAAEIFLKPDGKTYAIGETLVQSDLAATLSGISEQGPEAFYKGPTADAIVKASQAGGGILARADFEQYAVRELEPVKCNYRGYDIVSSPPPSSGGVIICEILNILEGYPLGYLGYGSAETVHAMVEAMRYAYVDRNASLGDPDFVENPVTKLLDKQYAKEIREKINPFKAGVSQQLMPKGFGESKETTHYSIIDDEGNAVAVTYTLNGSFGAGVVAPGTGILLNNEMDDFTAKPGVPNLYGLVQGEANAIQPKKTPLSSMSPTIISKDGKPFMVIGSPGGARIITITLEAIINVIDHGMNIQEAIDAPRIHHQWLPDKVYMEPYALSGDTRKILTEMGHDVDIDRSWTIWGQAAGILVGGKSLAEIEKGGGARYNGAIDSRSGSGEALGY; translated from the coding sequence ATGAAAGCTGGTGCCTTCGCCGTTGCATTGAGTGTTGGCCTTGCACCGGCTGTGTTTGCAGCGTCACCGGAACCGGTCGAAGCCGACCACGGCATGGTCGTCACCGCCCAGCATCTTGCATCCGAAGTTGGTGTCGAGGTTTTGAAAAATGGCGGCAATGCGGTCGATGCTGCCGTGGCCGTTGGCTATGCACTGGCCGTCGTTTATCCAACGGCAGGCAATATCGGCGGTGGTGGCTTCATGACCATTCGCTTGAAGGACGGCAAGACGACTTTTCTCGATTTCCGCGAGCGCGCGCCGCTCGGCTCGACCAAGACGATGTATCTCGACGATAAGGGCAATATGGTCAAAGGATTGAGCACCGATGGCTATCTGGCGGTCGGCGTGCCAGGCTCGGTCTTCGGCCTTGAAACCGCCCGAACCAAATACGGTACCAAGCCACGCGACGAGCTGATGGGCCCGGCGATCCGCTTTGCCCGGGATGGCTTCGTGCTCAACCAGGGCGATGTCACCTCGCTTCAGGGTGGCGCCAAGAAACTTGCCAAGGACAAGGCTGCCGCCGAAATCTTCCTTAAGCCTGACGGCAAGACCTATGCGATTGGCGAGACACTGGTCCAATCCGATCTGGCAGCAACCCTATCCGGCATTTCCGAGCAAGGTCCGGAAGCGTTCTACAAGGGCCCGACCGCCGATGCCATCGTCAAGGCTAGCCAGGCAGGAGGCGGTATTCTTGCTAGGGCGGATTTCGAACAATACGCCGTACGCGAACTCGAGCCTGTGAAATGCAATTATCGCGGCTATGACATCGTGTCCTCGCCGCCGCCAAGCTCCGGCGGCGTGATCATCTGCGAGATCCTGAATATTCTCGAAGGCTATCCACTTGGTTATCTCGGCTATGGCTCCGCCGAAACCGTTCACGCCATGGTGGAGGCCATGCGCTATGCCTATGTCGATCGCAATGCTTCGCTGGGCGATCCGGATTTCGTCGAGAACCCGGTCACGAAACTGCTCGACAAGCAGTATGCCAAGGAAATCCGCGAGAAGATCAACCCGTTCAAGGCGGGCGTATCGCAGCAACTGATGCCGAAGGGTTTTGGCGAGAGCAAGGAAACCACGCATTATTCCATCATCGATGACGAGGGCAACGCGGTCGCCGTCACCTATACGCTCAACGGCTCCTTCGGTGCCGGCGTCGTCGCGCCGGGAACCGGCATCCTGCTCAACAACGAGATGGATGACTTCACCGCCAAGCCCGGCGTTCCCAATCTCTACGGGCTGGTCCAGGGCGAGGCGAATGCCATCCAGCCAAAAAAGACGCCGCTCTCGTCCATGAGCCCGACAATTATCTCCAAGGACGGCAAACCGTTCATGGTCATCGGCAGCCCGGGCGGTGCACGCATCATCACCATTACGCTCGAAGCGATCATCAATGTCATCGATCACGGCATGAATATCCAGGAGGCCATCGACGCGCCGCGCATCCACCATCAGTGGCTGCCGGATAAAGTCTATATGGAGCCCTATGCCCTGTCCGGCGACACACGAAAAATCCTTACGGAAATGGGCCATGACGTCGACATCGACAGGAGCTGGACAATCTGGGGTCAGGCCGCCGGTATCCTGGTTGGCGGCAAGAGTCTTGCCGAAATCGAGAAAGGCGGCGGGGCGCGTTACAACGGCGCGATCGACAGCCGTTCCGGCTCAGGTGAGGCGCTGGGTTATTGA
- a CDS encoding aminotransferase, which yields MTAALLNSLVTRLSPPPIPAVQAWGKSYGGGHGPLIDLSQAVPGYPPHADMLQWLGEAASSLAYTNYGPIEGETPLREAYAAHVSDLYGAKFGEGNIHVTSGCNQAFICAAMAVAAAGDTVLMTDPFYFNHETTLAMLGIKTGFVACDSANGFVPTVEAVERALTPDVRALALVTPNNPTGAIYPPEQLKAIFDVCRKHGIWLILDETYRDFLPEGYGAPHGLLAEKGWQDNLIQLYSFSKSFCIPGHRLGALTAGEKVVEEIAKIMDNLQICAPRAAQGAVARALPALAEWRAGNRHEIEVRADALREVMTDLGGWKLEAIGAYFAFVRHPFEGRSSAEVAEQLAKRAGILAIPGEYFGARHTRFLRFAFANADAVTIRQLRGRMVDFSL from the coding sequence ATGACCGCTGCACTGCTCAATTCGCTTGTCACCCGTCTGTCACCGCCGCCGATACCGGCGGTACAGGCCTGGGGCAAATCCTATGGCGGCGGCCATGGTCCATTGATCGACCTGTCCCAGGCAGTGCCCGGCTATCCCCCGCATGCGGATATGCTGCAATGGCTGGGCGAGGCGGCTTCGTCGCTGGCCTATACGAATTACGGGCCGATCGAGGGCGAGACGCCGCTGCGCGAGGCCTATGCGGCGCACGTCTCGGACCTGTACGGCGCGAAGTTTGGCGAGGGCAATATCCACGTCACCTCCGGCTGCAACCAGGCCTTCATCTGCGCGGCAATGGCGGTGGCGGCGGCAGGCGACACGGTCCTGATGACCGATCCATTCTATTTCAACCACGAGACCACACTGGCGATGCTGGGCATCAAGACCGGCTTTGTTGCCTGCGATTCCGCCAATGGGTTTGTTCCGACAGTGGAAGCCGTTGAGCGCGCCCTGACACCAGATGTGCGCGCGCTTGCGCTCGTAACCCCGAACAACCCGACGGGAGCGATTTATCCCCCTGAGCAGCTGAAGGCGATCTTCGACGTCTGCAGGAAGCACGGCATATGGCTCATCCTCGATGAGACTTACCGCGATTTCCTGCCCGAGGGCTACGGCGCGCCGCATGGTCTCCTGGCCGAGAAGGGATGGCAGGACAACCTGATCCAGCTCTATAGTTTCTCCAAATCCTTCTGCATACCGGGACACCGGCTTGGCGCCTTGACTGCTGGCGAAAAGGTCGTCGAGGAAATCGCCAAGATCATGGACAATCTGCAGATCTGCGCCCCGCGAGCGGCTCAGGGTGCGGTGGCGCGGGCTCTGCCGGCACTCGCCGAATGGCGGGCTGGCAACCGGCACGAAATCGAGGTGCGCGCCGATGCACTGCGTGAAGTGATGACGGATCTTGGCGGCTGGAAGCTTGAGGCGATCGGCGCCTATTTCGCCTTTGTCCGCCACCCATTCGAAGGCCGATCGTCAGCGGAAGTTGCCGAACAACTGGCCAAACGGGCAGGAATTCTTGCCATCCCTGGCGAGTATTTCGGCGCCCGGCACACGCGCTTCCTGCGTTTTGCCTTTGCCAATGCCGATGCCGTAACGATCCGGCAGCTGCGTGGCCGCATGGTGGATTTCAGTTTGTAA
- the gcvA gene encoding transcriptional regulator GcvA, translated as MTLGRLPPLNPLRAFEATARHGSVTAAARELNVTHGAISHQIKALEAILDVQLFERGAQRLKLTPQGALLLPTVSKAFEDIASTTALIKRPTTSGELTVTCVPALLSLWLIPRMNQFTEQYPDIRLTLIASNEPDHLRSADVDVCVLYGHGNWTDCWIRLWTTLKLFPVASPTLLNMRPLRSVRDLRNHVLLHGDDGREWNTWLAAADATEHARGAQHFMSDARLSTEAAVYGQGVALGDTITASNLIAKGELIVPFDLTVPANNAFYVACRNEVRNAPIVKVFIDWLFASLEADTITEPQTSARRIIRRRNGKVSAPERLAAPPSIPTTRPRRPDRTQKRRAKIDTR; from the coding sequence ATGACCCTAGGCCGCTTGCCCCCGCTGAACCCCTTGCGCGCCTTCGAGGCGACGGCGCGGCATGGCTCCGTGACTGCCGCTGCGCGTGAACTCAATGTCACGCATGGCGCGATCAGCCATCAGATCAAGGCATTGGAGGCAATCCTCGATGTCCAGCTGTTCGAACGGGGTGCGCAGCGCCTGAAGCTCACCCCGCAGGGGGCATTGCTCCTCCCGACCGTTTCGAAAGCATTCGAGGACATTGCGAGCACGACCGCGCTGATCAAGCGCCCGACGACGAGTGGCGAGCTGACCGTCACCTGCGTACCGGCACTTCTCTCGCTCTGGCTCATCCCGCGCATGAACCAGTTCACCGAGCAATATCCTGATATCAGGCTGACGCTGATCGCCTCGAACGAGCCCGATCATCTGCGCTCGGCGGATGTCGACGTCTGTGTGCTTTATGGCCATGGCAACTGGACCGATTGCTGGATACGGCTTTGGACGACGCTGAAACTCTTTCCTGTGGCGAGTCCGACTCTGCTCAACATGCGGCCATTGCGGTCCGTGCGTGATCTGCGCAATCACGTTCTCCTGCATGGTGACGATGGACGGGAGTGGAACACATGGCTTGCCGCTGCCGACGCCACCGAACATGCCCGCGGCGCCCAGCATTTCATGAGCGATGCACGGCTCTCGACCGAGGCTGCCGTTTACGGCCAGGGCGTTGCGCTCGGCGACACGATCACCGCGAGCAACCTCATTGCCAAGGGTGAACTGATCGTGCCGTTCGATCTCACGGTTCCCGCCAATAATGCCTTCTATGTCGCCTGCCGCAACGAGGTGCGCAACGCGCCCATCGTCAAGGTGTTCATCGACTGGCTCTTCGCCTCGCTTGAGGCCGATACGATCACCGAGCCGCAAACATCAGCGCGCAGGATCATCCGCCGCCGCAACGGCAAGGTCAGCGCACCGGAACGTCTCGCTGCACCACCTTCGATTCCGACGACCCGCCCAAGACGCCCCGATCGCACGCAGAAGCGCCGGGCCAAGATTGATACCCGATAG
- the speB gene encoding agmatinase, whose translation MASWDENKLSELRAKYGESHGGELFDPTFRKVADKIFSKSGTRLAPYAGVPTFLTAPHMPVDATNPDFGNLQVAIVGVPMDLGVTNRTGSRFGPRALRTIERIGPYNHVLECAPVFDLRVADIGDVPFASRYRLEQSHDDIERRINQIVDAGVVPLSVGGDHSITHPIMKAVGKKRPVGMIHIDAHCDTGGAFDQTKFHHGGPFRNAVLDGVLDPSRTIQIGIRGSAEYLWEFSYESGMTVIHAEEVTGLGIPAIIEKARAIVGDGPTYLSFDVDSLDPSFAPGTGTPEVGGLTTREVLELIRGLKGINLVGGDVVEVAPQYDATTNTAHAGAQVLFEILSLMVFSPFVQDKR comes from the coding sequence ATGGCATCATGGGACGAAAACAAGCTGAGCGAGCTGCGCGCCAAATATGGCGAAAGCCATGGCGGTGAATTGTTCGATCCGACATTCCGCAAGGTCGCAGACAAGATCTTTTCCAAGAGCGGTACACGCCTTGCCCCCTATGCCGGCGTTCCGACCTTTCTGACTGCTCCCCATATGCCCGTCGATGCCACCAATCCGGATTTCGGCAACCTGCAGGTCGCCATCGTCGGCGTGCCGATGGACCTTGGCGTTACCAACCGCACGGGTTCGCGTTTCGGTCCGCGGGCGCTGCGCACCATCGAGCGCATTGGCCCCTACAATCATGTTCTCGAATGCGCCCCGGTTTTCGACCTGCGCGTCGCCGATATTGGCGATGTGCCGTTCGCCAGCCGCTATAGGCTGGAACAGAGCCATGACGACATCGAGCGCCGCATCAATCAGATCGTCGATGCCGGCGTGGTACCGCTTTCCGTCGGCGGCGACCACTCGATCACCCATCCGATCATGAAGGCAGTCGGCAAGAAACGTCCTGTCGGCATGATTCACATCGATGCGCATTGCGACACGGGCGGCGCTTTCGACCAGACGAAATTCCACCACGGCGGTCCCTTCCGCAATGCGGTTCTTGACGGTGTTCTCGACCCGAGCCGCACGATCCAGATCGGCATTCGCGGTTCGGCGGAATATTTGTGGGAATTCTCCTACGAATCCGGAATGACCGTGATCCACGCGGAAGAAGTGACTGGTCTCGGCATTCCAGCCATCATTGAAAAAGCGCGTGCGATCGTGGGCGATGGCCCGACCTATCTTTCCTTTGACGTCGACAGCCTCGATCCAAGTTTTGCTCCCGGCACCGGCACGCCGGAAGTTGGCGGCCTGACGACACGTGAAGTGCTTGAACTCATTCGCGGCCTCAAGGGTATCAATCTCGTCGGCGGTGACGTGGTCGAAGTCGCTCCGCAATATGACGCGACGACGAACACTGCCCATGCCGGCGCACAGGTCCTGTTCGAGATTCTCAGCCTGATGGTGTTCAGCCCGTTTGTTCAGGACAAGCGTTGA
- a CDS encoding transporter substrate-binding domain-containing protein gives MTIYKTLRSSFAALLLLSGASIGIATNAAQADAIDDITKAGVLNVGVFSDFPPFSSASADMTLKGYDMDVAQALADALKVKLNPVAVTGQNRIPYLTEHRVDLLMSVGYSKEREQVIDFAAAYAPYYIAVIGPKALEVKGKDDLADKSIAVNRGTLEDTSLTAVVPASADVKRFDNYNSVIQAFISGQTQLMVVGNDVGAQVLARQEALAPEQKFQLLTSPSHIALNKKEDRLKQAINDTVAKMLTDGSLNKTSEAWLKTPLNPDNLKD, from the coding sequence ATGACAATCTACAAGACACTGCGATCATCCTTTGCCGCCCTGCTGCTGCTCAGTGGCGCGAGTATCGGCATTGCCACAAATGCAGCCCAGGCCGACGCGATCGACGACATCACCAAGGCGGGTGTCCTTAATGTCGGCGTTTTTTCTGACTTCCCGCCTTTCTCTTCAGCCAGTGCAGACATGACGCTGAAGGGCTATGACATGGACGTGGCGCAGGCTCTCGCCGATGCGTTGAAGGTCAAGCTCAATCCTGTCGCCGTGACCGGACAGAACCGCATTCCTTACCTGACGGAACACCGCGTCGACCTCCTGATGAGCGTCGGCTACAGCAAGGAACGCGAGCAGGTCATCGATTTCGCGGCCGCTTATGCGCCTTACTATATTGCGGTCATTGGACCGAAGGCGCTTGAGGTGAAGGGTAAGGACGATCTTGCCGACAAGAGCATCGCCGTCAATCGCGGCACTCTGGAAGACACGTCCCTGACCGCGGTGGTGCCCGCTTCCGCCGACGTCAAGCGCTTCGACAACTACAATTCGGTGATCCAGGCCTTCATTTCCGGCCAGACACAGCTGATGGTTGTTGGCAATGATGTCGGCGCACAGGTTCTCGCCCGTCAGGAAGCCCTGGCGCCCGAGCAGAAATTCCAGCTGCTGACATCGCCATCCCACATAGCGCTCAACAAGAAAGAGGACCGTCTCAAGCAGGCCATCAACGATACGGTGGCAAAGATGCTGACCGATGGAAGCCTGAACAAGACCTCGGAAGCATGGCTGAAGACACCGCTCAACCCTGACAACCTCAAGGATTGA